GGCCGggggcccgcccggcccccgcccggcccccgcccggcccccgcccggcccccgcccggcccccgcccggcccccgcccggcccccgcccggcccccgcccggcccccgcccggcccccgcccggtCCCCGCCCTTCCGCCGGGCGCGGGGAGGCGgagccgggcggcggcggcggtgcgTAGCAGGTGAGTCTATGGCCGATGCGGGGCCCCCGGCCACCCGCACAGGTGAGCGACAATCCCTGGGACCGGGAGCCGGGCTGGGACCGGCACTGTGGGGAGCACCCCGGGGGAGCGCGGCCGGGATCGAGGCCGGGGCTCGGCACCGCCCGGAACCGGCATCGTGGCGGGGCTGAGCAGGGGCGAAACTATCGCCTCTCCCCGCCCAGGATGAATCCGGAACCCCCACACACCCTCCTCGGTCAGGGGTCCCCACCCTCGGCCACCCGCCGAACTCTGGGGAATGCTCAGTGGCCGGTGGGCACCAAGCTCCGCatcctcccagctgtgcctgttgcGTGTGTTGGGACTGGGGACCCCAGTATTGCCAACGTCTCCACTCGCGGCGACCTGGATGTGCAGGGATGGGAGCCTCAGCCAGCACGGATTGTGCACGTTGTCCTCATGGGCCGTCATCTGCCCTGTCATTCCATCATCTCCCAGTGGGCTTTCCAGGACCTTTTGGCCTCTGAGAGGTGGACCCTGGAGCGGGGCTGCACCAGCCCTCCAGCAGGACATGTTGTTTACATAGGTGTGGGGCTTCTGGCACAGGAaggagggcagctgggaggggagagTATCCCAAAGTCACCAATCACCCcatggagcagctgggaaaCAGCACCTGCAGGTCTTTAGTGCTATgtcctccctgcccctgtggtggggtcctggcacagcagagtgAAGTTCAGGTAGATGTTGGATAAGGTGGCGAGGAGGTAGCAAGGAAACCTTCATAAGGGGCAGAGCAGACTGGTTTGGGCTTTAACAGGGAATGCTGTGGTTTGCCTGCCACCTGGCACACTGGCACGTGTCCCAGTCCTGTGCCACCCCTGAGGGAGGACACACTCTGTGCTGAGCTCCATGCTGGCTGAGGAGCAAGGGACACCTGGAATGTGCCCTGGTGGCTTTTCCACCTTGTCCCTAGCACTTGATACCTCACTACCAAGGGAATGTTCACCCCTTCCTGCCCATCTACCAGGTCTCCAGGCAGGATCTCACTGCTGAGGACCCCTCAgtctgctgagggcagggctcACTGCCTCCAGGATGGCGAGATGGCTGCCCCGCTCTACCGACCTGACCCGCTTCTGCCAGAAGCTCAACCGGGTGAAGACCCTGGAGGACGACATGATGGAGACATCCTTTAACAGATGCCTTTCCACCATCGACTTAACACTGCTGGGCATCGGGGGCATGGTGGGCTCTGGGCTGTACGTCCTTACAGGCACTGTGGCGAAGGAGATCGCTGGCCCTGCTGTCATCGTCTCCTTCATCATCGCCGGCTTTGCCTCACTACTGGCTGCTCTCTGCTATGCCGAGTTTGGAGCCCGTGTGCCCAAGACAGGCTCTGCCTACATGTTCACCTATGTGTCTGTGGGTGAAATCTGGGCTTTCCTCATCGGCTGGAACGTGTTGCTGGAGTACATGATCGGGGGGGCCGCAGTGGCCAGGGCCTGGAGTGGCTATCTGGACTCCATCTTTAACCACAAGATCAAGAACTTCACCGAGACCCATGTGGGTGCCTGGCAGGTGCCGTTCCTGGCCCGCTATCCAGACTTCCTGGCAGCTGCCATCCTACTGGTAGCCACCACCTTCATCTCCTTTGGGGCCAAAGTGTCATCCTGGCTCAACCATGTCTTCTCTGCCATCAGCATGGGCATCATCCTTTTCATCCTCATTATGGGCTTTGTCCTCGCACAGCCCAAGAACTGGAGCACCCAGGAGGGTGGATTTGCCCCATATGGGCTGTCGGGCATCatggctggcacagccaccTGCTTCTATGCCTTTGTGGGCTTTGATGTCATCGCAGCCTCCAGTGAAGAGGCCAGGAACCCGCagagggctgtccccagggccatcGCTTTCTCCTTGGGGCTGGCCACCGGTGCCTACATCCTGGTGTCAGTTGTGCTGACGCTGATGGTGCCCTGGCACACGCTGGACCCTGACTCTGCCCTGGCTGATGCATTCTACAGGAGAGGCTACGCCTGGGCAGGGTTTCTGGTGGCTGCTGGCTCCATCTGTGGTGAGTACAGGCAGTGGTGGGAGGGAGCTGCCCACCCCCACTGCCTTGGGGGCTGGGAACAATCCCCAGTTTGGGTTTGGGTCTGATGGACTCTTCCTTCTTCTACCCATCCCTCAGCAATGAATACAGTTCTGTTGAGCAACCTCTTCTCCCTGCCACGCATCGTCTATGCCATGGCCGAGGATGGGCTCTTCTTTCAGGTTTTCTCCCGAGTGCACCCCCGCACACAAGTGCCCGTCGTCGGCATCGTGGTCTTCGGGCTGCTTATGGCCCTACTGGCCCTCGTCTTTGACCTAGAGGCCCTGGTGCAGTTCCTGTCCATCGGCACACTGCTGGCCTACACCTTTGTGGCTGCCAGCATCATCGTCCTGCgcttccagcagcagaaggggCACGTCCCTGCACCGGCGGCCAGTGGCCAGCCCAACCCCGAGCCCCATGAGGGCCCGTCTGGGGGCGAGCTGAAGGAGTATGAGTCCTTCTCTGACAAGCTGCAGCTGGTGGACAGAGACAAGAGCAAAGAGCAGCgggagccagggcagctgaAGGCAGCATTTGAGCCCTACCTGGAGTTCCTCAGCGACTTCTACCCGGGTGAGGTGGTCACGGTGGCCGTAGTGACCCTGATGGTGTCTGCCATATGCTTCTGCTCCATCTTAGTGTTTGGCAACACTCACCTCCACCTTCCCACCTGGAGCTACTCACTGCTGTTGGTTCTCTTTAGTCTGGGCTTCCTGCTTAGCCTTCTCCTCATCTGGGCACacgagcagcagcacagcacccagacCTTCCAGGTATGCCCAGGGCCCAGGCAGGGAATCCTTCCGCAGGggtgggaggaggtgggagcagctctgatgGACCTGCAGGGCGCCCAGGCACAGCACTTTGTTGAAAGCACCCACAACTGCTGAAGAATGagaagggagggggggaggaagagggtgtTTGTGGACACTGGGTGTGGGGATTGTTGGTGCCTCTGCTGTTACTCTATGTGGCCACTGGTCCCCAGGAGGGGACATCCTCAGCAGTTCTGTGTCCATCCCATGGGACCCAGGGGTTGCTCCTGTCCACCTTGGGCTCCCTTCTCTGCAACCTCACaattcctctgctcctctcctgcctcagctcctTACTTTGGCTGCCCTTCAGCTATGTGATGGAGCTCATTTTCAGCCTCTAAACCACTTCTGTGCCTCTTGTGCTCCCCCTCTCCTGTTTTCAGCCCATCTGAGCCATGGTGTAGTCATTGCAGCTTCATAACACCAGTGGTGATACCACTTCCCTGCCATGCCCCTGTCCTGGCTCCTCCAGCAAGGACCACATTAGCTCAGGGTCACGCCAGGAGCTTGTTTGGTCCTCATGATGAtgcctgtgcccaccctgccagcctgtcacagctcctggctccactgttccttttccttaaaaaaaagtgCCACTTGTAGAAATCCCAAGGTGACAGTCCCTTTGTCCCACACATTTGCCAGCACTGTCTTTTGTCCctataattttaaatatggaGACTGGCTCCTTTTCTGCTTCAGATACCCCTGGTACCCCTATCCCCAGCGCTGAGCATCATCCTCAACATCTACCTGATGCTGAAGCTCAGTTACATGACATGGCTCCGCTTCGCTGTCTGGCTCCTCCTAGGTGAGTGCTCCCATGTCTGCTTTGGGGAGGGGGAACAGGGTTTATCTTGGCACTCTCCAGCTGCTTTGGCAGCTCCTCCCCGCCATTTACGGGTGTATAGAGTGTGTCCTGCCCCTTTTTGACTCCAATTCCCTTTTGGAGATGCAAGCTGAGGTCTCCCAGCATCTCCTGAGCCTGTTTCCCAGAGCGTCACAGCTTGTTTCTGTTGAAATTCAGATCCTCCTTAAAGCCCTGGGCCAAAACTGTCCCCTGCTCCTgaggcagctccctggggctcaggaagtccttccctttcccagggaCTGAGGGTGCTCCCTTTGCTCTTGACATGCTGCAGGACCCTTTTCCTCCTGCAAGCAGCTTAGTTAAGCCCCCATGGTGCTTTAGCATTTTTCTCTGCCTGGTTGCTGGCTACATCCGTGCCACATTCTACTGTGATGCCAGCCATGacagtgccagcagccaggctgtgctggagccctgctgtccctgtccccactgcagGCCTACTTGTCTAC
The sequence above is a segment of the Prinia subflava isolate CZ2003 ecotype Zambia chromosome 19, Cam_Psub_1.2, whole genome shotgun sequence genome. Coding sequences within it:
- the SLC7A4 gene encoding cationic amino acid transporter 4, with product MARWLPRSTDLTRFCQKLNRVKTLEDDMMETSFNRCLSTIDLTLLGIGGMVGSGLYVLTGTVAKEIAGPAVIVSFIIAGFASLLAALCYAEFGARVPKTGSAYMFTYVSVGEIWAFLIGWNVLLEYMIGGAAVARAWSGYLDSIFNHKIKNFTETHVGAWQVPFLARYPDFLAAAILLVATTFISFGAKVSSWLNHVFSAISMGIILFILIMGFVLAQPKNWSTQEGGFAPYGLSGIMAGTATCFYAFVGFDVIAASSEEARNPQRAVPRAIAFSLGLATGAYILVSVVLTLMVPWHTLDPDSALADAFYRRGYAWAGFLVAAGSICAMNTVLLSNLFSLPRIVYAMAEDGLFFQVFSRVHPRTQVPVVGIVVFGLLMALLALVFDLEALVQFLSIGTLLAYTFVAASIIVLRFQQQKGHVPAPAASGQPNPEPHEGPSGGELKEYESFSDKLQLVDRDKSKEQREPGQLKAAFEPYLEFLSDFYPGEVVTVAVVTLMVSAICFCSILVFGNTHLHLPTWSYSLLLVLFSLGFLLSLLLIWAHEQQHSTQTFQIPLVPLSPALSIILNIYLMLKLSYMTWLRFAVWLLLGLLVYFGYGIWHSKENLREPRPQRVSARYVVFPGGSLEERVQAVQPSSQPATGLPDTDTDDCKR